Proteins encoded together in one Quercus lobata isolate SW786 chromosome 3, ValleyOak3.0 Primary Assembly, whole genome shotgun sequence window:
- the LOC115981155 gene encoding uncharacterized protein LOC115981155, translating to MDGSDDEQVPEQVEFNAKSDMRNVVLKKEMKFTNAKVFRAALREYAIKKPIDIKFKLNKRTKISVHCKNGCGWRCYASQICGELTFQIKILTDDCTCPKSFKNSQATSAYDAKRSKRKAKDLINGDEQLQYAVLRDYAQMITTVDKGSRVILQTEMVEETSQPKFKRMYVRFNAQKVGFLGGCRPFIGLDSCHIKHKFGGQILSATAKDANDNIFPVVMVVVEQETRESWIWFLEIFADDIGGPEELQLVFISDGQKGLIPAIETLFPIVEHRYCVKYIYNNFKVDHKGLELKDASWRCAAATTIREFERCMQYIRDLDEKTYEYLANIAPAQWTRSHFTPRALTDCLVNNLSESFNAMILNSRDKSILAMLEWIRVRLMTRLYTKREGIQKYAGKLCPSIQDRLEKLKVESKPFSAIPAGSFLYKVGS from the exons ATGGATGGGTCTGATGATGAGCAGGTGCCTGAGCAAGTAGAGTTTAATGCTAAGAGTGACATGAGAAATGTTGTACTGAAGAAGGAGATGAAGTTCACTAATGCAAAGGTGTTCAGAGCTGCTTTGAGGGAGTATGCAATCAAAAAACctattgacatcaaattcaagcttaataaGAGGACCAAGATATCAGTTCACTGCAAGAATGGGTGTGGGTGGAGATGTTATGCATCTCAAATATGTGGAGAGctaacatttcaaattaagATCTTGACTGATGACTGTACTTGCCCCAAGTCTTTTAAAAACAGCCAAGCAACATCAGCTTATGATGCTAAGAG GTCAAAGAGAAAGGCAAAGGATTTGATAAATGGAGATGAGCAACTGCAATATGCTGTCCTTAGGGACTATGCACAAATGATAACCACTGTAGACAAGGGGAGTAGGGTTATACTGCAGACAGAAATGGTTGAGGAGACTTCCCAGCCAAAATTTAAGAGGATGTATGTTAGGTTCAATGCTCAGAAGGTAGGATTTTTAGGTGGATGCAGACCATTTATAGGTTTAGATAGTTGTCACATAAAACACAAATTTGGTGGGCAAATCTTATCTGCCACTGCCAAGGATGCAAATGACAACATTTTTCCAGTAGTCATGGTTGTTGTGGAACAAGAAACCAGGGAGTCTTGGATatggtttttggaaatttttgctgATGATATAGGGGGGCCAGAGGAGCTTCAGTTGGTCTTTATTTCTGATGGGCAAAAG GGGCTTATACCTGCAATAGAGACACTATTCCCTATCGTGGAGCATAGATACTGTGTGAAATACatctacaacaatttcaaagttGATCACAAGGGGTTGGAGCTGAAGGATGCATCATGGAGGTGTGCTGCTGCCACAACAATAAGGGAGTTTGAGAGATGCATGCAGTACATAAGGGATTTGGATGAAAAGACATATGAGTATCTTGCAAACATTGCACCTGCACAGTGGACAAGGTCACACTTCACTCCTAGGGCCTTAACAGATTGTTTGGTAAATAATTTGAGTGAGTCTTTTAATGCAATGATATTGAACTCTAGGGACAAGTCTATCTTGGCAATGTTGGAGTGGATTAGGGTTAGACTTATGACTAGGCTTTACACAAAAAGGGAAGGGATACAGAAGTATGCTGGAAAGTTGTGTCCAAGCATACAAGATAGGTTGGAgaaattgaaagttgaaagtaaGCCATTTAGTGCTATCCCAGCTGGTAGTTTCCTTTATAAGGTAGGCAGTTAG